The region TGAGCGTATTCTTCTCCTCCGCTTTTACTGTTTGCCATTGTTTCCTTTTCGAATTCTTCTATCAGTTCCTTCTGCTTCACCGTCAGTGACTCTGGCAGCTTCAACTCGAAGTGTATTATCAGATTTCCGTTATTTCTGCTATCTACTTTCGGCGGTCCCTTGTTTTTCAGCGTTTTTACGAATGATGGCTGCGAGTTCGGCACCAACGACACTGTTGTTGATCCTTCCAGTGTCGGTATTTGTATACTTCCTCCCAGCAGGCACTGCTTCAATGATATTGGCACGTTTACGTGTATATCGTCGTCGATCCACTTGAATATTGGGTGCGGctgtatgtttatgtttacgAACAGGTGTCCGTTTTTTCCTCCTCTCATTCCCACGTGCCCTTGGTTCGGTATTCTCATTTGCATTCCGCTTCTCACTCCTGCTGGCAGGTCTACGCTCACGGACTTCGTCTGTGCTCTATCTCCTGAGCCTCCGCATGCTTTACATGGGTACGGCACTACTTGTCCGCTTCCGTTACATGTTCTACAGGGCACTCCTATTATTATTGGTCCTCTTTCCATTCTTTGCACTCCTGGTTTAACAGTCATTACTGTTATCATCTTACCTGTTCCGTTACACACTTTACACACGTCTATTGACGTTCCTGGTTGTCTTCCCAGTCCGTGGCAGTCGTTACATGACACTCTTGCTGGCACCGTTATGTTCTACACAtactttacttttatttttcccTACCTTCGTGCAACCTCGTATTGCTTCCATGAAACTTATTGTTATCTCCGTCTACACTCACTTTTATCTCAGTTTACTAGTACCTGTATATCTTCTCCCCTCGAGGACCCTGTGAATGATGTGCCTGTTCCTGAGGCCATTCTCGAGAACATTTCCGCGAAATCCGTGAACATGAACGACGAATCTCCGAACCCTGAGAAACCTCCGAACCCTCCTGCTAAACTTCTTTTTTGATTATTTTCTTACCTGATGGATCAAATCCTGCGTCTTCTGACTGCATCCCCGTTTGATCATATACTTTCCTCTTTTTAGGATCTGACAGCAATTCGTATGCGCTacatacattttttatcatctgATACTCCTACCTTGTTATTTGTGCCATCTTCTGCTTAGCGTCTGGTGAGGGGTTCAAATCTGGGTGATACTTTTTCGCCAATTCTCTAAACTTCCTCTTTATTTCATCGTTTGTTGCGTTTCTGCTGACTCCCAGTACTTTGTATGGGTCATTTGTGTATCTTGGAGCCGAcgtatgtatataattgaCATGacatttattgtatttacaGTTGGTGTTAAACTGTGAgcttttaatataaatattaaatctgttaaaacataaatttttgttattaattaGACTATGGTGTGTATTTAGTGAACTAAAAGATCTGGAGTATGTTCTTCCAGAGACTGTTACTATGGAATTTGAAATAGCTGGATTCCACGGTACGCTTctcatatttatgttacattTGTGCTAcattataaaacaaaacaatTCTAagacatatttttatcatgaTGATGGATAAATactaaataacatatattgtATACCCAACTCTAAGTTTTAACACAATAAgactattatttatttttttaatctttttAATCCTCCAATACGatgatatttttattattcttaCAACGTCATTTCATTTTTGGATATTTGAAGCCCTTTGGATACTTTTCCACTGTTATATTGTCAAACTCTTTCCTGATAAATCTAAATCCTACGTAGATTCCTATAAGTGCCAATATTACCAATATTACAATCactattattgttatcgtcacctttttatttgatcTGCAACTGCAACCATTAACACAGTCGCAATTTTTCCGTCCCATTCCCCTGGATAACCTTTTAATACTTTCTTCCACTTTGGCTCCTACATTTCTCTTCTTTTCTTTAATTGACTCTGATCTACTCATCATCGATCTTCTTGAGCCGAAACTCCCAGAGttcatcattttatatgGGTTATACTCcactttgtttttcattttaatcaatCAAAATTACGACTTTTTTTCCgatgtgtatttaattttaagagGTtgttactttatttataaattattttaagaCTCATACATCTTTGTAGTTTTTTGTTTCTGATTTAGCATTTactttaacacattttgaGAGACGCAGATGATAAATTAGATTCTACggcttttatttttataaaattggaTTATTTGATGttcttaaaatttaatacataatttataaatattaatacaaaaattagttatttttagaGCTCCTTTACagtattattttaactttagTCCCAATGCCTTCGATTGAAGATCACAGTAGTAGTGTTTTGTTCCGTCTAAGTATTCGAAGTCGTTGACTACTCTGAAGTAGCCCTTTTCTCCCCAATTTTCTCCCCAAGAGTTCCTCACTATCCAGTAGTGTGCCTTGTGTGTGTCATCGTATCCATGTCCCACTACTATCACAGCATGGTTGCTCCTTCTGCAATTTCTGAAGCGGTATATTCCCTCCTTATAGAGCATGAAGTCCTTGTCTGCGTACATGTTGATTAAGAATGGGCCTTCCCTTTCCAAGTGTTCTATTAAATCCTTTTTTTTTAGTGacatcattttcattataaGTTTATTCTTACATTGGTTCGGCTGCTTACATATAAAgtcttcctttttatatgGGTACTCCTCTTCTGTGCAGTAGGGGTTTGTGATTGCGTATCTGACTCCAAGCAGTGGGACCCCTCCTTCTTCACATCTAAACTGCGGAAGTATGCAGTCCAGCATTTGCTGCACACTAAATGTGAGTTTGCTGCCACCTCCTATTGCTAGTGCTGCTGAAATAAGGTCTGCTGACGCAAAAGCCCAGCAGGAGCCGCAGCGACCTTGGTCCCTTATGGGTATTATTACTCCCTTGTCTCTCCAATCAAACAGCTTCCCCGGGTAGTAGTTAGGGTCTTTGATTTGTCCGTATCCAGAGCTCAAAGGGTCGTCTTCAGGCACGTATTTGATTGTATTTGAGTCAAGGATTCCTCCCGTCATTTCAACTTCTGATCTATCCGCTGCACTCGTGTAACCCAGAGTATACATACGATCCTTATCTGAAGAATATTATTATCTAATTCAATAAGACATACCTGAATTAAAAGTCTCTATATACACCCTATTCCTCCTGAAGTACGAATATCTTATTTTGTATCTATCCGCATTCGCgtattcctttttaaatgttCTCACAAACTTTTTGAACTTAATTATTGTTTCCACTTCAAAGTCATCATCTAGTTCTATTTTCTTATCTACTAAATAacttattattgttttcagCTCCTTTGTCGTTAAACCGACCTTTTCACCCTTTATACTATGACAAAACTTATCCATAGTTTCACTTGTGCAGTACAGGTCATCTACATCAACTATCTCTActcccttttccttcaaTTTTCTTTGCAATCTTTCtaaatatttcaattttaatcCCTCTAAATCTTTGCAAAGTTCGCTACTTTTAACGCAATCTAAAATTTTATCGGAGTAAATAGCGGTTAATGTTTTGACGGGTACCGGTTTTTCAAATCTGTACTTAAAGAGCTTAGACCCTGGTCTATATGTCAACATGAAGATCGTTATACCAATTACTATGGCTGGTACTAGCACACAAATGCCAATGAAGTATTTGTTGATgaattttactttaaattttttatctttgaAATCCTCGTCTAGTGTGTATGAATTCCCACGGGAATACTTTCTAACAAAGAAATGTTCGTATGGAAGttccatttttaactgtctattttactctattattatttatacgTTCTAAATATTCTAAAATTTAGAAGAATGCTGCAGATATTAATTCAAATTTGAGATTAAATTTAcgattaaaatttgattaaCTTTTGTTATAAGTGGagtgaaattaaatattaaatattataaatcaaGACAaaatatagatataaactattatacaattaaaagAAAGGGGTGTGCTGTATTTTCATGTAAATATCTTTTCTGTACTACGTGTACTTAAAGtcttttttgtaaaattagcAAATCAAAAAAGGAACCAAGATATTCAACTAGATATTTGGTATTaatattgattatataaacatatatatttacatttttcaaaaaattaCGATAGTTTTTTTGGAATTATTCCAAACCTTTTAATCTAGAGtagatattttacacatttatactATTCCGCGGgaatattttaagaagTCACAGTATTGTGAATTTTGATCGGAATCATCGGTGGATTCATCTAACATTCTGAAAAATCCTTGCTCTCCCCAATCCTCTCCCCATGAGTTTTTGACTATCCAgtactttttattcttctcaGTATCTAGACCGTGTCCTACTACTACGACTGAATGTGCTTCTTTTGCTTCACAACTTCCATTGAATATTCCATCTCCGTACAGGAAAAAATCGTTACTTGTGTAGAACAGAGTCAAGAAAGGCCCATTCTTCTTCAGAAAATCTAGAGCATCTTTATCTTTTAAGCTAACTATTTGTTTTACACCCGATTCATATTCGCATCTATATGCAGAACACTGATGTTTTGCTCCTTTATACTTATATTCTTCATCTTTGCACATTTTATTGTCCTTTATATATTCTAGAGCTTTCATTTGGCTTCCTCCCTTTTCACAATTATACTTAGGGGACACACAATCTACCAGTTGTTGATAGCTATAAGTTGTTTTATCTCCTTTTTTTATTGCTGCAAATGAATTAAACACTTCTGTTGCCGCCATTGCCCAGCATGATCCGCACGAGCCCTGGTGTACTACTTTCGAAACAACATGCTTTTTCCTCCAGTCTACATCTATCTCTTGATTTCTTAAATTTcttgtattttttgaaGCTCCTGAAAGCCTCTCTTTTGCTTCGACTGGAAACGACGATAATTGTGATAGATCTGATCCCATGTCTGCCAGTGCGTTGACTTCCATATTGTACAATCTATTTGGATCTAAACAagttattaataacatttttataaattgtgttAGTATCTAactgttttttaattataatgatATAACTAACCTTTATTATGCTTCTCTATTTTTACAAGATTTTTCCTAAAGTTTCCAAAGCCGgttttaaacatttgttTGGTAGACATATattttccatattttttactaaattcTCTATATTCATCCACtactttatattctttttttaaatctatgGCAGTTTTTTCTTCAAACAATACTTCTGCCAGCAGATCCAATTCCCACTGGTACACAAAATTAGCCTTAAGTTTTTCACATTTACCTATCATACAGTCTTCAAAAGACCCCTTTATTACAGTGTGTTTAACATTTTGTGCAAATTCTTccagttttttaaaaatagtatCTTTATCACTCCCTCCCGGAACAACCATGTCTGAATCCTTTACTCCTTCTGGGTTCTTTTTACGTTCCTTCAGTTCTTTTATTCGTCTCGCTTCTTCCATCGCATGTTCTTGgcgtattttaaaaagtcTCTCTaactcatttttaaaatcttcctcttctttcAATTTACGTTTCTCCTCCTGCACGTGCTCTTCATACTTTTTTCTAAGATCCTCGGCATTTTCAGGAACATCATTAGTTTTTGGGCTTTCAACATGTACTTGTGGcgtttttttatcttcaaCTTTTGGTGGTATTTCAACTGGTTTTGGGTTTGGTTCAACTTTTTTGGGAGTTTTGTCCTCCTTAAATACATCAAGcttctcttcttctccgGTTGGAAGTGTAACAACATCTGATCTATCTTCAGTTATTTTATGCTCTTGATCTGTTACTTTATTAGGTTCGGGATTGGCGACTGGAGGCTTTGGTGGTCCAACAACAGGTTCAAGttcattttccttattatttaaatcatcaGTATTCAAATCCCTTGGTTTCTCGGGTTCAAAGAGTTCGTCcttatttaacttttctgGATCTAAAGTATCTCCtttagtttttttattatcacGGTCCTGAATAACTGGTTCAGTTTTTTCATCCAATTTATCTACTGGAAGTTCCTTGTGGATTATTTTGTCTGACTTTACATTTACTTGTTCTGGTAGTTTTTCATAAGgtctattatttaaattttttctATGATCAAAAATAAGGATACCTATTATAtaagataaaaaaatgagtaaTCCCACAAGAATAatcaataataaaactgaaaaaattaaaaatctTTTATCTTTAGGAGATTTGGATTTATCAGCAGTTGGCTGTTCATCAAGAGTATATTCGTCCATTATCAGTGTCAATTCACAAGTGTATTATAATGGTTAGACAATTCGATGTTTGTGTTACAAATAggattatttttacaaaatgtgtatacaactatgtatgtgtatattaaaactgTAATATTAGTtgaaattaatgttataaaaatttataaacagtAGAGTATGAagtgttaaatattaatattatgtacTAGGGAATGCTGGTTATTAATGTacttgaaaaataaaaaaagtacAGGAGGCGTATACAAAGTAAATAGTTGAACAATAGTTGTATTTAGATactatcattttttaaaacgaCTTATTTatgattatatttttaaaatatgttttgAATctgatatatatttgaattattcgatattaatataatgtgAAATATAGTGAATCCCTACAAGTACACACACCAATAATCATATAACACACAAAACTACCAACCTTCCAAATGTCTAACTTATACATTAAACTTTCATTTACTTTTCTATActcatatatacatactaTATACTTATACTGTTAgtttattgtattaaattAGTATTATTCGTTCTATGGTACATttatttgcgatatttttACACCATTCCAAATGCCGATAATAGAAAGTCGCAGTGATCTTCAGTGTGATGTTCAAGTTTTTTTGGTAAATCGAGCATCCTGAAATACCCATCCTCTCCCCAGTCCTTCCCCCAAGAGTTCTTAACGATCCAAtagtttacttttttttctttgtCGTACCCATGGCCAACCACAAGTACTGAATGTCCGTAACTTTTTCCACAGTCTGAATTAAATATGCCCTTTCCATAAAGTTTGAAATCCATGTTAGTGTTCATTGAAGTCACAAAGGGTCCATTTGTTTTCAGGAATTCCAGAGCCGTATCTCttgttaaatgttttatatcCTTAACCCCCGATTCTGTTTCACAACCTTTTGTGTCACATTTGccctttttttctttatatttgtaGCTTGTTTCTGTACACATCTTACTATCCTTTATGTACTCTAATGCCAGTCTGTGGCTTCCTCCGCTGCAATCAAACGCACTTAGGGAGCAATCCAGGGTTTGCTGATAGCTAAACGCAACTAGTTTGTCCTTTTTAATCGCGTTGAATGAAGTAAACATATCTGTGGCTGCTATAGCCCAGCAGGAGCCACACCTTCCTTGAGCTATAACTTCTGAAACAGCCCCTCTCTTTCTCCAGTCTATGTGTATATCTTGGTTACTTAAgtcttcagctcctccagctgAGCTTGATAAAATttctttactttttttactttttactgTGGATAGTTTCTCTTCATCATCTGACGTTTCTGCAAACCAGTTATATTCCATGTCGTACAATCTATTTGGATCTAAACAAGTtattaatatcattttcataaattatGTTAGTATCTAGctgttttttaattataatgatATAACTAACCTTTATTATGCTTCTCTATTTTTTCCCAATTCGTTCTGAAAATGGTGtacctttttttaaaatcatctttatttttgtaaGATATGTCATACTTATCCACCATTTCATTGTGTTTCATTATAGCTTCAAActctttatttaaatttattgagtCCTTTCCCTCTAACATTTTCGATATCACTCTAAGCTTCCAATCATGTACGTATTTGTAGGTTGATTTACAACCATCAACGCTACAACTTTTAGTTTTGCTCTCAATGATTTCAAtatctttatttatagCGTAGTACTTCAACttgttgtatataaatCTGTTATTTAGGAATCCGGATTCCTTGATATCCAAATGGGCTGCAAATTCTGCATAAGCTTTATCCCTTAATTTTTGTGCAATGTAACCTTTAAGGTAATAAATGTAGAACAATGTAAGAAATAcggataaaaatatcaaaacAGAGGCAACGATTGTTGATATTACGATCActtttcttctccttccgTTCGGAGGATGGTGGTAGTATGAGGATCCAAGAGTATATTCGTCCATTATCAGTGTCAATTCACAAGTGTATTATAATGGTTAGACAATTCGATGTTTGTGTTACAAATAggattatttttacaaaatgtgtatacaactatgtatgtgtatattaaaactgTAATATTAGTtgaaattaatgttataaaaatttataaacagtAGAGTATGAagtgttaaatattaatattatgtacTAGGGAATGCTGGTTATTAATGTacttgaaaaataaaaaaagtacAGGAGGCGTATACAAAGTAAATAGTTGaacaataattatatttagattctatcattttttaaaacgacttatttattattatattttttaaatgtgttttaaatctgatatgtattttaattgtttgatattaatataatgtgAAATATAGTGAATCCCTACAAGTACACACACCGATCAAGATATAACACACAAAACTACCAACCTTCCAAATGTCTAACCTATATATGTAGAGCtatcatattatttatattacttTAATactcattattttttccatttttacttttggATCTAATCCATCCTGATTTATAGTGGTTTTTCCATTTATTCTATACCGTAACTTTGCAATGTGAAATCACAATGATATCTTTTCACATTACCATCCATTTTAGAAGAGTCAATAATTCTGAAATACCCATCCTCTCCCCAGTCCTTGCCCCAAGAGTTCTTAACGATCCAGTAGtccaccttcttctttgTGTCGTGACCGTGGCCTACCACAACGATTGAGTGTCCTCTTCCGTTTTCGCAGCTTCCGTCATATATTCCGTCGTCGTACAGCAGGAAACTTGTGTTCGTTTCAAAGGACGTTAGGAACGGTCCCTTCTCTTTCAGATATTCCAAAGATTCGTCGTGGTTCATTCTCTTGATTTTCTCGATTTCGCTACTCAATTTACAATCTCTTACATCGCAGGTGTCCATATGTCCTTTATATTCCTTTTCTGAGTTCAGACagattttgttttttttaatatattctaGAGCTTTCCCGTGGTTTCCTCCTCTTTGGCATGTGAAGCTTCTGTCTGTGCAGTCCAACACTTGTTGGTAACTCATTTCAAACTGGCTGCCCTTTTTAATCATCATGAACGAGTTGAACATGTCTGTTGCCGCTATTGCCCAGCATGATCCGCATCCTCCTTGAGCTATAACGTCTGTAACTGCATCCTTTTTTCTCCAGTCTACATCTATTACTTGATCAAAATCTTCGATAACCCCTGCGGTCTTCGGTACTGTAAAAAGCGGATTCTTAATTGGATAATACGTCATATCCCCAAAGTCTTCTGCATACGCTGCGAACATGTTTAGCTTCATATCGTATAGTCTTTTCGGGtctatacatttattaatactcaatataaacaataagCACACGTATAGGCACActtaacacacacacacacacatatatatatataaaactaaCTTTTGTTATGGGTCTCTACTATctctatattttttttgaatattttgaaCGTTTGGTTATACGTCAATACATCCGAGTAGTATTTTCCGTACTGGAGATTGTGCCTGTCgtatttgattattttatcaaattcaTCTTCTAGCTCAGTGGGAGACTGAACTTTTAAATCCTCCGACACCGCCTTAAGCTTCCATTCGTGCACGAACTCTCCGTCGTGGGTACCACAATTTCCTGCTGCACATGTTTCAAAATCTCCTTCGATAATTTCCACCTTTTTGTTTCTTGCAATTTCAACAAAGTGAGTCATTATACTTTCCTTTTTCATGACTTCCACTGGGTTTGCCTTCAAAATTCTCTTAACTTCTGGCACTATCTTAGGGTCTGGGTCGGGGTCCACGTGAAGCTTTGGAACCACTGGAGGCGGCACTTCAAAATCTTTCGGAGAATCTGCTTTTATAACTACACTCGGTTGTTCTATTACATTTATTCGTTCCACTAACGGGAGTTGAAGAggtattattttatcatattttttactttttggGCCTTTCACaccaaaaaatattagagTTGATATGATAGACGCTACTAAAATTATGACGACTATTAATGTACCGATGGATAAgcatttttttattctacATTTTCTGGTTTcattttgaaaaatttgCCTTTCTACATCTAGTTCTTTCATTTTGAATCAAAAATCTT is a window of Theileria orientalis strain Shintoku DNA, chromosome 2, complete genome DNA encoding:
- a CDS encoding molecular chaperone DnaJ, which produces MRSVPWNPAISNSIVTVSGRTYSRSFSSLNTHHSLINNKNLCFNRFNIYIKSSQFNTNCKYNKCHVNYIHTSAPRYTNDPYKVLGVSRNATNDEIKRKFRELAKKYHPDLNPSPDAKQKMAQITSAYELLSDPKKRKVYDQTGMQSEDAGFDPSAGGFGGFSGFGDSSFMFTDFAEMFSRMASGTGTSFTGSSRGEDIQTEITISFMEAIRGCTKNITVPARVSCNDCHGLGRQPGTSIDVCKVCNGTGKMITVMTVKPGVQRMERGPIIIGVPCRTCNGSGQVVPYPCKACGGSGDRAQTKSVSVDLPAGVRSGMQMRIPNQGHVGMRGGKNGHLFVNINIQPHPIFKWIDDDIHVNVPISLKQCLLGGSIQIPTLEGSTTVSLVPNSQPSFVKTLKNKGPPKVDSRNNGNLIIHFELKLPESLTVKQKELIEEFEKETMANSKSGGEEYAQGESSKWWKRVVGNKG
- a CDS encoding uncharacterized protein (peptidase C1A, papain family protein); the protein is MELPYEHFFVRKYSRGNSYTLDEDFKDKKFKVKFINKYFIGICVLVPAIVIGITIFMLTYRPGSKLFKYRFEKPVPVKTLTAIYSDKILDCVKSSELCKDLEGLKLKYLERLQRKLKEKGVEIVDVDDLYCTSETMDKFCHSIKGEKVGLTTKELKTIISYLVDKKIELDDDFEVETIIKFKKFVRTFKKEYANADRYKIRYSYFRRNRVYIETFNSDKDRMYTLGYTSAADRSEVEMTGGILDSNTIKYVPEDDPLSSGYGQIKDPNYYPGKLFDWRDKGVIIPIRDQGRCGSCWAFASADLISAALAIGGGSKLTFSVQQMLDCILPQFRCEEGGVPLLGVRYAITNPYCTEEEYPYKKEDFICKQPNQCKNKLIMKMMSLKKKDLIEHLEREGPFLINMYADKDFMLYKEGIYRFRNCRRSNHAVIVVGHGYDDTHKAHYWIVRNSWGENWGEKGYFRVVNDFEYLDGTKHYYCDLQSKALGLKLK
- a CDS encoding uncharacterized protein (peptidase C1A, papain family protein), with the protein product MDEYTLDEQPTADKSKSPKDKRFLIFSVLLLIILVGLLIFLSYIIGILIFDHRKNLNNRPYEKLPEQVNVKSDKIIHKELPVDKLDEKTEPVIQDRDNKKTKGDTLDPEKLNKDELFEPEKPRDLNTDDLNNKENELEPVVGPPKPPVANPEPNKVTDQEHKITEDRSDVVTLPTGEEEKLDVFKEDKTPKKVEPNPKPVEIPPKVEDKKTPQVHVESPKTNDVPENAEDLRKKYEEHVQEEKRKLKEEEDFKNELERLFKIRQEHAMEEARRIKELKERKKNPEGVKDSDMVVPGGSDKDTIFKKLEEFAQNVKHTVIKGSFEDCMIGKCEKLKANFVYQWELDLLAEVLFEEKTAIDLKKEYKVVDEYREFSKKYGKYMSTKQMFKTGFGNFRKNLVKIEKHNKDPNRLYNMEVNALADMGSDLSQLSSFPVEAKERLSGASKNTRNLRNQEIDVDWRKKHVVSKVVHQGSCGSCWAMAATEVFNSFAAIKKGDKTTYSYQQLVDCVSPKYNCEKGGSQMKALEYIKDNKMCKDEEYKYKGAKHQCSAYRCEYESGVKQIVSLKDKDALDFLKKNGPFLTLFYTSNDFFLYGDGIFNGSCEAKEAHSVVVVGHGLDTEKNKKYWIVKNSWGEDWGEQGFFRMLDESTDDSDQNSQYCDFLKYSRGIV
- a CDS encoding uncharacterized protein (peptidase C1A, papain family protein), with product MDEYTLGSSYYHHPPNGRRRKVIVISTIVASVLIFLSVFLTLFYIYYLKGYIAQKLRDKAYAEFAAHLDIKESGFLNNRFIYNKLKYYAINKDIEIIESKTKSCSVDGCKSTYKYVHDWKLRVISKMLEGKDSINLNKEFEAIMKHNEMVDKYDISYKNKDDFKKRYTIFRTNWEKIEKHNKDPNRLYDMEYNWFAETSDDEEKLSTVKSKKSKEILSSSAGGAEDLSNQDIHIDWRKRGAVSEVIAQGRCGSCWAIAATDMFTSFNAIKKDKLVAFSYQQTLDCSLSAFDCSGGSHRLALEYIKDSKMCTETSYKYKEKKGKCDTKGCETESGVKDIKHLTRDTALEFLKTNGPFVTSMNTNMDFKLYGKGIFNSDCGKSYGHSVLVVGHGYDKEKKVNYWIVKNSWGKDWGEDGYFRMLDLPKKLEHHTEDHCDFLLSAFGMV
- a CDS encoding uncharacterized protein (peptidase C1A, papain family protein), which encodes MKELDVERQIFQNETRKCRIKKCLSIGTLIVVIILVASIISTLIFFGVKGPKSKKYDKIIPLQLPLVERINVIEQPSVVIKADSPKDFEVPPPVVPKLHVDPDPDPKIVPEVKRILKANPVEVMKKESIMTHFVEIARNKKVEIIEGDFETCAAGNCGTHDGEFVHEWKLKAVSEDLKVQSPTELEDEFDKIIKYDRHNLQYGKYYSDVLTYNQTFKIFKKNIEIVETHNKNPKRLYDMKLNMFAAYAEDFGDMTYYPIKNPLFTVPKTAGVIEDFDQVIDVDWRKKDAVTDVIAQGGCGSCWAIAATDMFNSFMMIKKGSQFEMSYQQVLDCTDRSFTCQRGGNHGKALEYIKKNKICLNSEKEYKGHMDTCDVRDCKLSSEIEKIKRMNHDESLEYLKEKGPFLTSFETNTSFLLYDDGIYDGSCENGRGHSIVVVGHGHDTKKKVDYWIVKNSWGKDWGEDGYFRIIDSSKMDGNVKRYHCDFTLQSYGWIRSKSKNGKNNEY